The Seriola aureovittata isolate HTS-2021-v1 ecotype China chromosome 2, ASM2101889v1, whole genome shotgun sequence genome has a segment encoding these proteins:
- the scn8ab gene encoding sodium channel, voltage gated, type VIII, alpha subunit b isoform X4 — translation MAAPLLAPPGPDSFKKFTPETLANIEKRIKEEKNKKPPKPRSDSSHRDTSDDNEPKPNSDLEAGKSLPFIYGDIPDGLAATPLEDLDPFYLNKKTFIVLNKGKTIFRFSATPSLYILSPFNLLRRIAIKILIHSLFSMIIMCTILTNCIFMTFSDPPEWSKQVEYTFTGIYTFESLTKIVARGFCIDGFTFLRDPWNWLDFMVISMAYITEFVNLGNVSALRTFRVLRALKTISVIPGLKTIVGALIQSVKKLSDVMILTVFCLSVFALIGLQLFMGNLRNKCVFWPINMTDQLLPNGSKGFDWATYIMNDTNFYFLPDQLDALLCGNSSDSGRCPEGYTCMKAGRNPNYGYTSFDSFGWAFLTLFRLMTQDFWENLYMLTLRAAGKTYMIFFVLVIFVGSFYLVNLILAVVAMAYEEQNQATIEEAEQKEAEFKAMLEQLRKQQEETQAAAMATSAGTVSEAALEDEGGGHLSRSSSEVSKLSSKSAKERRNRKKKWRQKEQEKEKGDSEKVVKSESDDGSKKSTIRFPGSRLGRKTSIMNQSLLSIPGSPFMSRHNSRSSIFSFKGRSKDMGSENEFADDEHSTVEESEDRRGSLFIPYRRNSYSGYSQGSSRIHPLAPHSGGKRNSTVDCNGVVSLIGPGPGRRLLPETTDVEIKKKHSGSLMVSVDQLNSSFKGKDRANSQMSVVTNTLIEELEESQRKCPPCWYKFANVVLIWECCPIWLKIKHIVYLIVMDPFVDLAITICIVLNTLFMAMEHYPMTESFEEVLSVGNLVFTGIFAGEMFAKLIAMDPYYYFQEGWNCFDGFIVTLSLVELGLADVEGLSVLRSFRLLRVFKLAKSWPTLNMLIKIIGNSVGALGNLTLVLAIIVFIFAVVGMQLFGKSYKDCVCKIARDCELPRWHMNDFFHSFLIVFRVLCGEWIETMWDCMEVAGQSMCLIVFMMVMVIGNLVVLNLFLALLLSSFSADNLAATDDDGEPNNLQLAVARIKTGIAWFKVNMRVFVATVLKKPIEDEQKPLDEMYEKKLNCIANHTVDINRELDYAKNGNGTTSGIGSSVGKYMIDEDYMSFIHNPNLTVCVPIAVGESDFENLNTEDFSSESDVENSKDLDDTSSSEGSTIDIKPDVEEVAVVEVVEEYLDPEPCWTDECVAKYKCCDVPITFGWGKHWWFLRKTCYLIVEHNWFETLIIFMILLSSGALAFEDVYIEQRKTVRIILEYADRVFTYIFILEMLLKWVAYGFVKYFTNAWCWLDFFIVDVSIVSLIANALGFSDLGPIKSLRTLRALRPLRALSRFEGMRVVVNALVGAIPSIMNVLLVCLIFWLIFSIMGVNLFAGKYYYCYNSTAEENFLPDKVNNKTECFALINANYTEVRWKNVKINFDNVGAGYLALLQVATFKGWMDIMYAAIDSRKVEDQPVYEDNLYMYIYFVIFIIFGSFFTLNLFIGVIIDNFNQQKKKFGGQDIFMTEEQKKYYNAMKKLGSKKPQKPIPRPQNNIQGMVFDFVTQQVFDISIMILICLNMVTMMVETDDQSEDTEVVLYWVNFIFIVIFTGEFLLKLFALRHYYFTNGWNIFDVVVVILSIVGMFLADLIEKYFVSPTLFRVIRLARIGRILRLIKGAKGIRTLLFALMMSLPALFNIGLLLFLVMFIFSIFGMSNFGYVKHGAGIDDMYNFETFGNSMIILFMITTSAGWDGLLLPILNYPPDCDPLLENAGTPATGDCGNPSVGIFFFVMYIIISFLIVVNMYIAIILENFSVATEESADPLSEDDFETFYEIWEKFDPDASQFITYAKLSDFADALEHPLRVPKPNTIELIAMDMPMVSGDRIHCLDILFAFTKRVLGDSGELDMLRQQMEERFVAANPSKVSYEPITTTLRRKQEDVSARIIQRAYRSYLARRGFVCKRKPANNKVENGGNNQEQEKKESTPSTASLPSYDSVTKPDKEKQDDNNEGKGGRKEKGRNQKDIRESKC, via the exons ACATTTATAGTCCtaaacaaagggaaaacaatCTTCCGCTTCAGTGCCACGCCCTCCTTGTACATCTTAAGCCCTTTTAATCTACTTAGGCGTATAGCTATTAAGATTTTGATACATTC GTTATTCAGCATGATCATCATGTGTACGATTTTGACCAACTGTATATTCATGACATTTAGTGACCCCCCAGAGTGGTCCAAACAAGTAGA gtatACCTTCACAGGTATCTATACGTTTGAGTCACTCACAAAAATTGTTGCCCGAGGCTTCTGTATAGATGGGTTCACCTTTCTCAGAGACCCATGGAACTGGCTCGATTTCATGGTCATCTCAATGGC GTATATAACAGAGTTTGTAAACCTAGGCAATGTGTCAGCTCTGCGTACGTTCAGGGTTCTGAGGGCTTTGAAAACAATTTCAGTTATCCCAG GCCTGAAGACCATTGTGGGTGCTCTGATCCAGTCTGTGAAGAAGCTGTCGGATGTGATGATCCTCACAGTCTTCTGTCTCAGCGTCTTTGCTCTGATTGGACTGCAGCTCTTCATGGGGAACCTGCGGAATAAGTGTGTATTCTGGCCAATCAACATGACCGATCAGCTTCTGCCAAATGGCAGCAAGGGCTTTGACTGGGCCACATACATCATGAATGACA ctaaTTTCTACTTCCTCCCTGATCAGCTTGATGCTCTACTATGTGGAAATAGTTCTGACTCAGG ACGATGTCCAGAGGGCTATACATGCATGAAAGCCGGAAGGAACCCCAACTACGGTTACACCAGCTTCGATAGCTTTGGATGGGCTTTCCTCACCCTCTTTCGCCTCATGACCCAAGACTTCTGGGAAAATCTCTACATGCTG ACTCTTCGAGCCGCAGGGAAGACCTACATGATCTTCTTTGTGCTTGTCATCTTCGTGGGCTCCTTCTACCTGGTGAATCTCATCTTGGCTGTGGTGGCCATGGCTTATGAAGAGCAGAACCAGGCCACTATTGAGGAGGCAGAGCAGAAAGAGGCTGAATTTAAGGCCATGTTGGAGCAGCTGAGGAAGCAACAGGAGGAGACGCAG gctgCCGCCATGGCGACGTCTGCAGGCACAGTGTCTGAGGCTGCGTTAGAGGATGAAGGAGGGGGGCACTTGTCCCGCAGTTCCTCTGAGGTCTCCAAGCTGAGCTCCAAGAGCGCCAAGGAGCGTCGCAATCGCAAGAAGAAATGGCGTcagaaagagcaggagaaagagaagggagacAGCGAAAAGGTTGTCAAGTCTGAGTCAGACGATGGCAGCAAGAAAAGCACCATTCGTTTCCCTGGAAGCCGCCTTGGGAGGAAAACATCCATCATGAACCAG TCACTACTCAGCATCCCAGGCTCACCCTTCATGTCGCGCCACAACAGCCGCAGCAGCATCTTCAGCTTCAAAGGCCGTTCCAAGGACATGGGCTCAGAGAACGAGTTTGCAGACGATGAGCACAGTACAGTAGAGGAGAGCGAAGACCGTCGGGGCTCCCTGTTTATTCCTTACCGCCGCAACAGCTACAGTGGCTACAGCCAAGGCTCATCACGCATCCACCCACTGGCACCCCACTCTGGAGGGAAGAGGAACAGCACAGTGGACTGCAATGGCGTGGTGTCTCTCATCGGCCCTGGGCCCGGCAGACGGCTTCTGCCTGAG ACTACAGACGTGGAGATTAAGAAGAAGCACTCTGGCTCTCTTATGGTATCTGTGGATCAGCTCAACTCCTCCTTCAAAGGAAAGGACCGCGCCAACAGTCAGATGAGCGTAGTCACCAACACACTGATAGAGG AGTTGGAGGAGTCTCAGAGGAAGTGTCCTCCATGTTGGTACAAGTTTGCTAACGTCGTCCTCATCTGGGAGTGCTGTCCCATCTGGCTGAAGATCAAGCACATAGTCTACTTGATTGTCATGGACCCGTTTGTTGACCTGGCTATTACCATCTGTATTGTCCTCAACACCCTCTTCATGGCCATGGAGCACTACCCCATGACTGAAAGTTTTGAGGAAGTTCTCTCTGTTGGCAACCTG GTTTTCACAGGCATCTTTGCCGGGGAGATGTTTGCCAAGCTGATTGCCATGGATCCCTACTACTACTTCCAGGAAGGCTGGAACTGCTTTGATGGCTTCATCGTGACTCTGAGTTTAGTTGAGCTGGGACTGGCTGATGTGGAAGGTCTGTCAGTGCTCAGGTCTTTCCGATTG TTAAGAGTGTTCAAACTGGCCAAATCGTGGCCCACCCTCAACATGCTGATCAAGATCATTGGCAACTCAGTGGGAGCTCTGGGTAATCTGACCCTGGTGCTGGCCATCATTGTCTTCATCTTCGCCGTGGTGGGCATGCAGCTGTTTGGCAAAAGCTACAAGGACTGTGTGTGTAAGATCGCGCGGGACTGCGAGCTACCCCGCTGGCACATGAATGACTTCTTCCACTCCTTCCTGATCGTGTTCCGAGTGTTGTGTGGGGAGTGGATTGAGACCATGTGGGACTGTATGGAAGTGGCGGGACAGTCCATGTGTCTCATCGTCTTCATGATGGTCATGGTCATCGGAAACCTGGTG gTGCTGAACCTGTTTCTGGCCTTGCTGCTGAGCTCATTCAGTGCAGACAACCTCGCTGCCACAGATGACGATGGGGAGCCCAACAATCTCCAGCTTGCGGTTGCCCGCATTAAGACAGGGATTGCCTGGTTCAAGGTCAACATGCGGGTCTTTGTGGCCACAGTGCTTAAAAAG CCTATAGAAGATGAACAGAAGCCTTTGGATGAAATGTATGAGAAGAAGCTCAACTGCATTGCAAACCACACAGTGGACATCAACCGTGAACTGGACTATGCTAAAAATGGCAATGGCACCACCAGCGGCATTGGGAGCAGTGTGGGAAAGTATATGATTGATGAGGACTACATGTCCTTCATCCACAACCCCAACCTCACTGTCTGTGTTCCTATTGCTGTCGGCGAgtcagactttgaaaacctTAATACAGAAGATTTCAGCAGTGAATCGGATGTGGAGAACAGCAAAGAT CTGGATGACACCAGTTCATCTGAGGGCAGCACAATAGACATCAAGCCTGATGTGGAGGAGGTGGCAGTGGTGGAGGTAGTGGAGGAGTACCTTGACCCAGAACCCTGCTGGACAGATG AATGTGTGGCCAAATACAAGTGCTGTGATGTTCCCATCACCTTCGGCTGGGGCAAACACTGGTGGTTCCTGAGGAAGACCTGCTACCTGATTGTAGAACACAATTGGTTTGAAAccctcatcatcttcatgatCCTGCTCAGCAGCGGAGCCCTG GCCTTTGAGGATGTGTACATTGAGCAGAGGAAGACAGTCCGCATCATTCTGGAGTACGCTGATCGGGTTTTCACCTACATCTTCATTCTGGAGATGTTGCTGAAATGGGTGGCCTATGGCTTTGTCAAGTACTTCACTAATGCCTGGTGTTGGTTGGACTTCTTCATTGTGGAT GTGTCTATAGTCAGCCTTATAGCAAATGCGTTGGGCTTCTCCGATCTAGGCCCGATTAAATCACTCAGGACACTGAGGGCCTTGAGACCCCTCAGGGCCCTGTCACGTTTTGAAGGGATGAGG GTTGTGGTGAACGCCTTGGTGGGTGCAATTCCCTCCATCATGAATGTGCTGCTGGTGTGTCTCATCTTCTGGCTCATCTTCAGCATCATGGGGGTCAACCTGTTTGCTGGAAAGTATTACTACTGTTACAACAGTACGGCCGAGGAGAACTTCCTCCCCGATAAGGTCAACAACAAAACGGAGTGTTTTGCACTCATTAATGCAAACTACACTGAAGTCAGATGGAAAAACGTCAAGATCAATTTTGACAATGTGGGTGCTGGGTACCTGGCGCTCCTGCAAGTG GCAACGTTCAAAGGCTGGATGGACATTATGTACGCAGCAATAGATTCTAGAAAG GTGGAGGACCAGCCTGTGTACGAGGACAACTTGTACATGTACATCTACtttgtcatcttcatcatctttggCTCCTTCTTCACCCTAAATCTCTTCATTGGTGTCATCATTGATAACTTCaatcaacaaaagaaaaag TTTGGAGGTCAGGATATCTTCATGACGGAAGAGCAGAAAAAATACTACAATGCCATGAAGAAACTAGGGTCAAAGAAACCACAAAAACCAATACCCAGGCCTCAG aACAACATCCAAGGCATGGTGTTTGACTTTGTGACGCAGCAGGTGTTCGACATTTCCATCATGATCCTCATCTGCCTCAACATGGTCACCATGATGGTGGAGACAGATGATCAGTCAGAGGATACGGAGGTTGTGCTTTACTGGGTCAACTTCATCTTCATTGTGATCTTCACTGGCGAGTTTTTACTGAAGCTCTTTGCACTGCGTCACTACTACTTCACCAACGGCTGGAACATCTTCGATGTGGTTGTGGTCATCCTTTCAATTGTGG GAATGTTTCTGGCTGACCTGATTGAGAAGTACTTTGTGTCACCGACACTCTTCAGGGTGATTCGTCTGGCTCGTATTGGCAGAATCCTGCGTCTCATCAAGGGCGCCAAAGGAATCAGAACTCTGCTGTTTGCCCTCATGATGTCTCTTCCTGCCTTGTTCAACATCGGCCTGCTACTTTTCCTGGTTATGttcattttctccatctttgGCATGTCCAACTTTGGTTATGTGAAACACGGGGCTGGAATTGATGACATGTACAACTTTGAGACCTTCGGCAACAGCATGATCATCCTGTTTATGATCACCACGTCAGCTGGCTGGGACGGCCTGCTCCTGCCCATCCTGAACTATCCTCCAGACTGTGACCCCCTGTTGGAGAATGCTGGCACCCCCGCTACAGGAGACTGTGGCAACCCCTCTGTGGGCATCTTCTTCTTTGTTATGTACATCATCATTTCTTTCCTAATTGTGGTCAACATGTACATCGCCATCATCCTGGAGAACTTCAGTGTGGCCACAGAGGAGAGCGCCGACCCACTCAGTGAGGATGACTTTGAGACCTTTTATGAGATTTGGGAGAAGTTTGATCCTGATGCCTCCCAGTTCATCACTTATGCCAAGCTTTCTGACTTTGCTGATGCACTTGAACACCCACTCCGAGTTCCCAAGCCCAACACCATTGAACTGATCGCCATGGACATGCCTATGGTGAGTGGCGACCGCATCCACTGCCTGGACATCCTGTTTGCCTTCACCAAGCGTGTGCTGGGTGACAGTGGCGAGCTGGACATGTTGAGGCAACAAATGGAGGAGCGTTTTGTGGCGGCCAATCCCTCCAAGGTCTCTTATGAGCCAATCACCACCACTCTGAGGCGCAAGCAGGAGGATGTGTCAGCCAGAATCATTCAGAGGGCCTACCGCTCCTACCTGGCTAGGCGGGGCTTTGTCTGTAAGCGCAAACCAGCCAATAACAAAGTGGAGAATGGCGGGAACAATcaggaacaagaaaaaaaggagagcaCTCCCTCAACTGCCTCCCTGCCCTCTTATGACAGTGTAACCAAACCTGACaaggagaaacaggatgacaacaATGAGGgcaagggagggaggaaagagaaaggaagaaaccAAAAAGACATCAGGGAATCTAAATGTTAG